A genomic stretch from Methanobacterium sp. includes:
- a CDS encoding ABC transporter substrate-binding protein yields MGVVAVILGIFIIAMSFSSTSRAADELVAAVGVHGGEPEAGFDPINKWANGKEPLVQSTLFKRNNNVSLVNDLATNYSVSDNGLKWTVKIRNDVKFHDGVPLTSKDVAFTFNTAANSSGGLDLSMLERAEVVDNTTVEFKLKDPQATFINKLVSLGIVPEHAYNNATYGQKPIGSGPYKFVQWNKGQQAIFEINPDYYGQKPYFKKITILFMSSDTAFAAAKAGKVDIAEIPVSFANQTVDGMKIVSLDSVDARGINFPMQPDTGKKTENNYTIGNNVTSDAAIRKALNIGIDRQVLINGALNGQGNEEFTGVDKLPFGNKEAVFEDGKMEEAKKILTGGGWKDTDGDGIVEKNGIKAEFTILYPSDRQERQALAVSLSEEAKKLGIKINVEGKSWNQIDSLVYSNPVVFGYGSLDPTDVYLRYYGIRSGKGKFSKYDNAIFYNNSIVNTHLRNAMTNFNQNTANKDWKLAAWDGTTGYSQKGDATWLWIATLKYLYIMDEDLDIGTPKIQPHGADIFGNIYEWKRKGNETI; encoded by the coding sequence ATGGGAGTAGTAGCTGTAATTTTAGGGATTTTTATTATTGCTATGTCTTTTAGTTCAACTTCTAGAGCTGCAGATGAATTAGTAGCTGCAGTGGGAGTACATGGTGGAGAACCAGAAGCTGGTTTTGATCCTATTAATAAATGGGCGAATGGAAAAGAGCCACTAGTTCAAAGTACTCTTTTTAAAAGAAATAATAACGTTTCGCTAGTTAATGATTTGGCTACAAATTATTCTGTTAGTGATAATGGATTGAAATGGACAGTTAAAATAAGAAACGATGTTAAATTCCATGATGGAGTACCTTTAACTTCAAAAGATGTGGCATTTACATTTAATACTGCAGCTAACAGCAGCGGAGGATTAGATTTATCCATGCTTGAGCGTGCGGAAGTCGTGGATAATACTACAGTTGAATTTAAATTAAAGGATCCTCAAGCAACATTTATCAATAAACTTGTATCATTAGGTATTGTTCCTGAACATGCTTATAATAACGCAACTTATGGGCAAAAACCAATAGGTTCTGGTCCATACAAATTTGTACAGTGGAATAAAGGTCAGCAAGCAATATTCGAAATTAATCCAGATTATTATGGTCAAAAACCATATTTTAAAAAGATAACTATCTTGTTCATGTCTTCAGACACAGCCTTTGCTGCAGCTAAGGCTGGAAAAGTGGATATAGCTGAAATACCTGTTTCTTTTGCTAATCAGACAGTGGATGGTATGAAGATAGTATCTCTTGATTCTGTTGACGCAAGGGGAATTAATTTTCCAATGCAGCCAGATACAGGTAAAAAAACTGAAAATAACTATACAATTGGAAATAATGTGACTTCAGATGCTGCAATTAGGAAAGCTCTAAATATTGGGATTGATAGGCAAGTATTAATCAATGGAGCATTAAATGGACAGGGAAATGAAGAATTTACTGGTGTAGATAAACTTCCTTTTGGAAATAAGGAAGCTGTCTTTGAAGATGGAAAGATGGAAGAAGCCAAGAAAATTTTAACTGGTGGTGGCTGGAAAGACACTGATGGCGATGGTATAGTAGAGAAAAATGGAATAAAAGCAGAATTTACTATTTTATATCCGTCTGATAGGCAGGAAAGGCAAGCATTAGCTGTTTCGCTTAGTGAAGAGGCAAAAAAGCTGGGTATAAAAATAAATGTTGAAGGTAAAAGCTGGAATCAAATTGATTCATTGGTGTATTCCAATCCGGTGGTTTTTGGTTATGGATCATTGGACCCTACTGATGTATATTTAAGATACTACGGTATTCGTTCAGGTAAAGGCAAGTTTAGCAAATATGATAATGCAATATTTTACAACAATTCTATAGTAAATACCCATTTAAGAAATGCTATGACTAATTTTAACCAAAATACTGCTAATAAAGATTGGAAATTAGCTGCATGGGATGGAACCACAGGCTATTCTCAAAAAGGAGATGCTACATGGTTATGGATTGCCACTCTTAAGTATCTATACATCATGGATGAAGATTTAGATATTGGAACTCCTAAAATCCAGCCTCATGGCGCTGATATTTTTGGTAATATATATGAATGGAAGCGTAAAGGAAATGAAACGATATAA
- a CDS encoding ABC transporter permease encodes MENKKLWVFAGKKTFKLITLLIVVCLASFWLIEQSPIDPVRAYVGEMSITPEKKAQLEEYWGVNTPPQDKFVKWAGNIVKGNFGMSLIYRTPVSDVIKERFTASLILMMASWLISGILGFILGIIAGMKRGTWIDRVIKTYCYTLAATPTFWLALILLMVFSVYLGWFPIGLSVPIGVTAGNVTFFDWLQHLILPAIALSLLGVAQIAMFTREKLTEVLSSDYVLFAKARGEKGLNLVLRHGIRNVALPAITLQFLGFSELFGGAVLVEQVFSYPGIGQAAVAAGLRSDVPLLLGIVIVSTLFVFFGNSIADIIYEFVDPRIRQQEAAS; translated from the coding sequence GTGGAAAATAAAAAATTATGGGTTTTTGCAGGAAAAAAGACCTTTAAATTAATAACTCTCTTAATCGTAGTTTGTCTTGCTAGTTTTTGGCTTATAGAACAGTCTCCAATTGATCCAGTCAGGGCATATGTTGGAGAAATGTCTATAACTCCCGAGAAGAAAGCTCAGCTTGAAGAATATTGGGGAGTAAATACGCCCCCACAAGATAAATTCGTGAAATGGGCTGGAAATATTGTTAAAGGAAATTTTGGAATGTCTTTAATTTATAGAACCCCAGTTAGTGACGTAATTAAAGAAAGATTCACTGCATCCTTAATTCTCATGATGGCATCCTGGCTAATTTCAGGTATATTAGGCTTTATTTTAGGAATAATAGCTGGAATGAAAAGAGGAACATGGATAGATAGAGTAATAAAAACTTACTGTTACACTTTAGCTGCGACACCCACATTTTGGCTGGCTTTAATTCTACTAATGGTGTTTTCAGTGTATTTAGGATGGTTTCCTATTGGATTAAGTGTACCAATAGGAGTCACAGCAGGTAATGTAACCTTTTTTGATTGGTTACAGCATTTAATCCTTCCTGCCATAGCTTTAAGTTTGTTAGGTGTTGCACAAATTGCAATGTTTACCCGTGAAAAACTAACAGAAGTTTTGTCCAGTGATTATGTATTATTTGCTAAGGCAAGAGGTGAAAAAGGACTAAATTTAGTATTAAGACATGGAATTAGGAATGTAGCTCTTCCAGCCATTACATTGCAGTTTTTAGGATTCAGTGAATTGTTTGGTGGGGCAGTCCTTGTTGAACAGGTGTTTTCATATCCTGGAATTGGACAAGCTGCAGTAGCAGCAGGACTTAGATCAGATGTACCTCTACTTTTAGGAATTGTTATTGTTAGTACATTATTTGTCTTCTTTGGAAACTCAATTGCTGATATTATATATGAATTTGTTGATCCAAGGATTAGACAGCAGGAGGCAGCTTCATGA
- a CDS encoding ABC transporter permease, protein MNTNVALKKGLFRGLNLRQKTILIIGLTSFLLVTIVISSLFLGGESLPTNFAYKNLPPSLEHPFGTDWMGRDMFIRTLEGLGLSIMIGAIASTFSTILAIILGLVSSVGEKTDSFISWLVDLFLSIPHLLLIILISIGLGGGAMGVIFGVALTHWTSLTRVIRAEIKQIKTQDYIHVSGNLGRSKWWIATKHIFPHLIPQILLGTILMFPHAILHEASVTFLGFGLSPHEPAIGIILSESMRYLSAGYWWLAFFPGLALLIVVLVFDLIGDNLGKLIDPKSAHE, encoded by the coding sequence ATGAATACTAATGTAGCGTTAAAGAAGGGATTATTTAGAGGACTGAATTTAAGACAGAAAACCATTTTAATAATAGGCCTCACCTCCTTTTTGTTAGTTACAATTGTAATTTCAAGCTTATTTTTAGGTGGTGAATCATTACCTACCAATTTTGCCTATAAAAACCTTCCTCCTTCCCTGGAACATCCATTTGGAACAGATTGGATGGGCAGGGACATGTTTATAAGAACCTTGGAGGGTTTAGGTTTAAGTATAATGATTGGAGCTATTGCCTCTACATTTAGCACTATACTAGCTATAATTCTAGGATTAGTTTCAAGTGTTGGAGAGAAAACTGACTCCTTTATATCCTGGCTAGTTGATCTGTTTCTTTCAATTCCCCATCTTCTTTTAATAATCCTTATTTCAATTGGATTAGGAGGGGGAGCAATGGGTGTTATTTTTGGTGTTGCGTTAACTCATTGGACAAGCTTGACGAGGGTTATAAGAGCGGAAATTAAGCAAATCAAAACTCAGGATTATATTCATGTCTCTGGAAATCTTGGAAGGTCCAAATGGTGGATAGCTACAAAACACATATTTCCACATTTAATTCCTCAAATACTGTTGGGAACTATTTTAATGTTTCCACATGCGATTTTACATGAGGCTTCAGTTACATTCCTCGGTTTTGGGCTTTCACCACACGAGCCAGCAATTGGTATAATATTATCAGAGTCTATGAGATATTTATCTGCAGGATACTGGTGGCTTGCATTTTTCCCCGGATTAGCACTCTTAATTGTGGTTCTTGTGTTTGATTTGATTGGAGATAATTTAGGAAAGTTAATAGATCCAAAGAGTGCTCATGAATGA
- a CDS encoding ABC transporter ATP-binding protein: protein MENKVEISDEKFSNEFSVIVEEELGNEVKVIPEEREKSEALLKVQDVSLSFIQYVSGLRQTELNVISNLSIEAYNGEVLAIVGSSGSGKSLLAHAILGILPSNANLSGKIEYNGLELTQNRKEELRGKEIALVPQSINYLDPLMRVSNQVMGAVDEENEKLMKNLQRKIFQRYDLKPEVDRMFPHELSGGMARRVLVSTAIISSAKLIIADEPTPGLDEKTLNETLNYFKDMANNGCAVIIITHDIEAALKISDKIAVFYAGTVLEVANVEDFKNNGENLRHPYTKALWNALPQNKFQAVDGHQPMQNEVVDGCVFYERCSKKDDICSKNIPPLKKIIGGVVRCNNVS, encoded by the coding sequence ATGGAAAATAAAGTTGAAATAAGTGATGAAAAGTTTAGCAACGAATTTAGTGTAATTGTTGAAGAAGAGTTAGGCAATGAAGTTAAGGTAATTCCTGAAGAAAGAGAAAAGAGTGAAGCCCTATTGAAGGTGCAGGATGTTTCACTTTCTTTTATTCAATATGTTTCAGGGCTTAGACAAACAGAATTAAATGTGATTTCTAATTTGAGTATAGAAGCATACAATGGTGAGGTTTTAGCTATTGTTGGTTCAAGTGGGTCTGGTAAAAGCCTTCTGGCCCATGCTATTTTAGGAATTTTACCTTCAAATGCAAATCTTAGTGGTAAAATAGAATATAATGGCTTAGAACTTACTCAAAATAGAAAGGAAGAGCTTAGAGGTAAAGAAATAGCGTTGGTTCCCCAGTCTATAAACTATTTAGATCCTTTAATGAGAGTTTCTAATCAAGTAATGGGGGCTGTTGATGAAGAAAATGAGAAATTAATGAAAAATCTTCAAAGAAAAATTTTCCAAAGATATGATTTAAAACCAGAAGTTGATAGAATGTTTCCACATGAATTATCTGGAGGCATGGCTAGAAGAGTTTTAGTCTCTACTGCTATAATAAGCTCTGCAAAGCTCATAATTGCAGATGAACCAACCCCTGGACTGGATGAAAAAACCTTAAATGAAACATTAAACTATTTTAAGGACATGGCTAATAATGGCTGCGCTGTTATCATTATAACTCATGATATAGAAGCTGCACTAAAAATATCTGATAAAATTGCAGTATTTTATGCAGGCACAGTTTTAGAAGTAGCTAATGTTGAAGATTTTAAAAATAATGGTGAAAATTTAAGACATCCCTATACTAAGGCCCTCTGGAATGCACTTCCTCAAAACAAATTTCAAGCAGTTGATGGTCACCAACCAATGCAGAATGAAGTTGTTGATGGTTGTGTTTTCTATGAAAGATGCTCTAAAAAGGACGATATTTGTTCTAAAAATATTCCTCCACTAAAAAAGATTATTGGAGGCGTTGTGAGGTGTAATAATGTGTCTTAA
- a CDS encoding ATP-binding cassette domain-containing protein codes for MCLKGENINFGYKKDNYILKDVNISLDRGEIIGLIGDSGSGKSTLCKILSGYENNYQGNISIDNSEIAVKGYNSVQLVFQHPEKAVNPKWKMKDILNEGYNVPQDILDSFGIKKNWLNRWPNELSGGELQRFALARALSPKTKFLIADEITTMVDAITQAQIWNTILDIAEEQNIGVLVVSHEKKLIKQLCHDTIYLDDINNV; via the coding sequence ATGTGTCTTAAAGGTGAAAATATAAATTTTGGCTATAAAAAAGATAATTACATCTTGAAGGATGTGAATATATCTTTAGACAGAGGTGAGATAATAGGATTGATTGGGGATAGTGGGAGTGGAAAATCAACACTGTGTAAGATATTATCTGGATATGAAAATAACTATCAAGGGAATATAAGCATTGATAACAGTGAAATTGCAGTAAAAGGATATAATTCGGTGCAACTTGTATTTCAACATCCAGAAAAAGCGGTGAATCCCAAATGGAAAATGAAAGACATTTTAAATGAAGGATATAACGTTCCGCAGGATATTTTAGATTCATTTGGAATAAAAAAGAACTGGCTCAATCGGTGGCCCAATGAACTTTCTGGAGGAGAACTTCAAAGATTTGCCCTGGCAAGGGCTTTAAGCCCTAAAACTAAGTTTTTAATAGCTGATGAAATAACTACAATGGTGGATGCTATTACTCAAGCCCAAATATGGAACACGATTTTGGACATAGCTGAAGAGCAAAATATTGGGGTATTGGTTGTAAGCCATGAAAAAAAGCTAATCAAGCAGTTATGCCATGATACTATATATTTAGATGATATAAACAATGTTTGA
- a CDS encoding tRNA (adenine-N1)-methyltransferase, producing the protein MRILMDERGKKYIARDEEFHTNFGFIKKEDMEQGKPGDVLKTHLGHEFKVLKANINDYIDLMERKCSIILPKDIGIITAYTGMGSGDRVIDAGTGAGATALHFGNIVGEKGSVYSYEIREDFTEIAKRNVTNFGLENVYINCKDITEGINEDNVDVIFLDLPKPWDVVEYAKESLKTGGYIAAYTPYIEQVQILHKVLKKFEFSNLNTIECILREIEVKAKGTRPKTRAVGHTGYLTFARNL; encoded by the coding sequence TTGCGTATTTTAATGGATGAAAGAGGTAAAAAATATATAGCCCGTGATGAAGAATTTCACACTAATTTTGGTTTTATAAAAAAAGAAGATATGGAACAGGGCAAACCTGGAGATGTATTAAAAACTCATTTAGGACATGAATTTAAAGTTTTAAAGGCTAATATTAATGATTATATTGATTTAATGGAGAGAAAATGTTCAATCATACTTCCAAAGGATATTGGGATTATAACAGCCTATACTGGCATGGGATCAGGTGATCGGGTTATTGATGCTGGAACAGGGGCAGGAGCAACTGCACTCCATTTTGGAAACATTGTAGGTGAAAAAGGTTCTGTTTACTCCTATGAAATAAGAGAAGATTTTACAGAGATTGCAAAGCGTAATGTGACAAATTTTGGCCTTGAAAACGTTTATATAAACTGTAAAGATATAACTGAAGGAATTAATGAGGATAACGTCGATGTAATATTCTTAGACCTTCCTAAACCATGGGATGTTGTAGAATATGCAAAAGAATCTCTTAAAACTGGTGGATACATTGCAGCTTACACTCCTTACATTGAACAGGTTCAAATACTGCATAAAGTGCTTAAAAAATTTGAATTTTCTAATTTAAATACTATTGAATGTATTTTACGTGAAATTGAAGTAAAAGCGAAAGGTACAAGACCTAAAACAAGAGCTGTGGGTCATACTGGATATTTAACATTTGCAAGGAATCTTTAA
- a CDS encoding DEAD/DEAH box helicase codes for MQKWITHPLIKDQKIESRLYQQVLAADVLKKGNSMIVAPTALGKTIVAVLVAAERIKNFKGSKVLILAPSKPLVVQHEESFREFLNVPATSLTGDIKPKDRIKRWDDHQIICATPQTIESDLISSRYTLEDVSLLVFDECHRGVGSYSYVYLAGKYQRESKNPLVLGLTASPGSVEDKINEVCENLFINDVIIKSEDDNDVVPYFNPVEVKWIKIELNDDLKEIKKSIDITLKAKLNTLKKMGIIKSINMSKKDVLKAKAVAQNRISRSSNPPKKCYLAVSVLTAVINIMHSLELLETQGIITLDKYFERLRKKRTKAAKSLLVDENFKKAISLTKIARNNEVEHPKLPKLVKILKKELKNNDDSKIIVFTQFRDTVDNIFEKCIENDIKAVKFFGQAAKEGEKGLTQKEQKNVIKSFKMGVYDVLISTSVAEEGIDIPAVDLVILYEPVPSEIRMIQRRGRTGRKNKGKMYILITKGTRDEAYYWSSINKEHKMKKQLSKRIKRNIAPNEIVKIVPREDENQEIRPLIYADSREGNSKVLRELDKLNAEIEVKSLAVADYQVSDEVAIERKTAKDFIGSIIDKRLYQQAKELVENFKKPVIILEGDELYSSFIHPNAVRGALASIAVDFGIPIIPTRSMEDTAAMIVRIAIREQIHERPEIKIRTEKKPLTLYEQQLYIIESLPNIGPVTARKLLEEFGTVENVINASKSELKSVDGIGDKIALKIREVLSSGFIKIGNKESIKLTEMNKNDEQ; via the coding sequence ATGCAAAAGTGGATAACCCATCCCCTGATTAAGGATCAAAAAATAGAATCACGACTTTACCAGCAAGTTCTCGCTGCTGATGTGCTTAAAAAAGGAAATAGCATGATAGTAGCACCAACAGCACTTGGAAAGACCATAGTAGCTGTTTTAGTTGCAGCAGAGCGGATCAAAAATTTTAAAGGTTCAAAAGTCTTAATTCTTGCACCAAGCAAACCTCTTGTTGTTCAACACGAAGAAAGTTTCAGAGAATTTCTAAATGTGCCTGCAACATCACTTACTGGTGATATTAAGCCAAAAGACAGAATAAAAAGATGGGATGATCATCAAATTATATGTGCAACTCCACAAACAATAGAATCCGATTTAATATCCTCCCGGTACACTTTAGAGGATGTATCACTCCTTGTTTTTGATGAATGCCACAGAGGTGTTGGTTCTTATTCCTATGTTTACTTAGCAGGTAAATATCAAAGAGAAAGTAAAAATCCATTAGTTCTTGGACTTACAGCATCTCCAGGCTCTGTTGAAGATAAAATAAATGAAGTATGTGAAAATCTTTTTATAAACGATGTGATCATAAAAAGTGAAGATGATAACGACGTTGTTCCCTACTTTAACCCTGTAGAAGTTAAATGGATTAAAATAGAGCTTAACGATGATCTTAAAGAAATAAAAAAGTCCATTGACATCACTTTAAAGGCGAAGCTGAACACCCTTAAAAAAATGGGTATCATAAAATCTATTAATATGAGTAAAAAGGATGTTTTGAAGGCAAAAGCAGTTGCTCAAAACAGAATTTCAAGAAGCAGCAACCCTCCAAAAAAGTGTTACCTGGCTGTTTCTGTTTTAACTGCGGTTATAAATATTATGCATTCATTGGAACTCCTGGAAACCCAGGGAATCATCACACTTGATAAATACTTTGAGCGTCTGCGTAAAAAAAGGACAAAGGCTGCAAAAAGTCTTCTTGTAGATGAAAATTTCAAAAAGGCAATTAGCCTTACAAAAATAGCTCGAAATAATGAAGTTGAACACCCTAAACTTCCAAAACTGGTAAAAATATTAAAAAAAGAATTAAAAAATAACGATGACTCTAAAATAATTGTTTTCACCCAGTTTAGAGACACTGTAGATAATATATTTGAAAAATGTATAGAAAATGACATTAAAGCTGTTAAATTTTTTGGCCAGGCTGCTAAAGAAGGTGAAAAGGGTTTAACTCAAAAAGAGCAGAAAAATGTAATTAAATCATTTAAAATGGGAGTTTACGATGTCTTGATCTCAACAAGTGTGGCTGAAGAAGGTATTGATATTCCTGCAGTGGACCTTGTAATCCTTTATGAGCCTGTTCCATCTGAAATACGGATGATACAACGTCGTGGAAGAACTGGAAGAAAAAATAAAGGTAAAATGTATATATTAATCACTAAAGGAACAAGAGACGAAGCTTATTACTGGTCAAGTATTAATAAAGAGCATAAAATGAAAAAACAGCTTTCAAAGAGGATTAAAAGGAATATTGCCCCTAATGAAATAGTAAAAATTGTTCCAAGAGAAGATGAAAACCAGGAAATCAGACCCCTAATTTATGCGGACTCCAGAGAAGGTAATTCCAAGGTTTTACGCGAATTAGACAAATTAAATGCAGAAATAGAAGTAAAAAGCCTTGCTGTAGCTGATTATCAGGTGAGTGATGAAGTAGCAATTGAGCGGAAAACTGCAAAAGATTTTATAGGCTCTATTATTGATAAAAGACTGTATCAGCAAGCCAAAGAATTGGTTGAAAATTTTAAAAAACCAGTGATAATTCTTGAAGGTGATGAGCTCTACTCCAGTTTTATCCATCCAAATGCAGTGAGAGGTGCTTTAGCTTCAATTGCAGTAGATTTTGGTATTCCTATTATTCCAACTCGATCTATGGAAGATACAGCTGCAATGATTGTAAGAATTGCAATTAGAGAGCAAATACATGAAAGACCTGAAATTAAAATTAGAACTGAGAAAAAACCATTGACATTATATGAACAGCAGCTTTATATCATAGAATCATTGCCTAATATCGGCCCAGTTACAGCAAGAAAGCTACTTGAAGAATTTGGAACTGTAGAGAATGTTATAAATGCCTCCAAATCCGAACTAAAAAGTGTAGATGGAATTGGTGATAAGATAGCTTTAAAAATAAGAGAAGTTTTAAGCTCTGGTTTTATAAAAATTGGAAATAAAGAAAGCATAAAGCTCACAGAAATGAATAAAAATGATGAACAATAG